The Vicia villosa cultivar HV-30 ecotype Madison, WI unplaced genomic scaffold, Vvil1.0 ctg.001304F_1_1, whole genome shotgun sequence genome window below encodes:
- the LOC131634477 gene encoding putative respiratory burst oxidase homolog protein H, translated as MSSEKQGTDESSTWILESIEIAPDVVEVSKKDENNESRVIKASDNEASIDNGSNVRHRNNNNHNNNNGGKMVRMQSGAARGLKGLRFLDRTVTGKEGDAWRSIEKRFTQHAVDGMLHKDKFGQCIGMGADSKEFAGELYEALARRRNISVENGITLNQVRVFWEDMTTKDLESRLQVFFDMCDKNGDGRLSEEEVREVIVLSASANKLGNLKDQASAYAALIMEELDPDHNGYIEMWQLETLLKEMVSAEDGTTKLSNRTETLTRAMIPGKYRTPVRKFISKTTEFVHDKWKKIWIVVLWLAVNLILFVWKFLQYKEKPAYEVMGSCVCLAKGAAETLKFNMALIVLTMCRRTLTMLRGSFLSQIIPFDDNIHFHIVIAIGVVIGTAIHVVIHVTCDFPRIVSCPTEKFMATIGSSFNYRQPDYLTLVESTPGVTGIFIVLIMAFTFTLATPHFRKSVVKLPSPLHHLAGFNSFWYAHHLLILAYILLIIHGYFLFLTKEWKNKTTWMYLIVPLLLYAFERTHPSFKGKDQRVSVIKAIIYTGNVLALYMTKPSGFKYKSGMYLFVKCPDISSYEWHPFSITSAPGDDYLSVHIRTLGDWTTELRNIFAKACEPESAQPRRGSLIRMETRANTSIDQSKPSIKYPKILIKGPYGAPAQSYRHYDVLLLIGLGIGATPMISILKDILNHMKMESPPQTLFEMESFNSSNRSDEEKKGPERAYFYWVTREQASFEWFKGVMDDIAEYDRDGVIEMHNYLTSVYEEGDARSALIAMIQKLQHAKNGVDVVSESRIRTHFARPNWKKVFSQLASTHQSSRIGVFYCGSPTLTKTLKSLCQEFSLNTSTRFQFHKENF; from the exons ATGTCATCAGAAAAACAAGGTACAGATGAATCATCGACATGGATTCTTGAAAGCATTGAGATTGCTCCTGATGTTGTGGAAGTTTctaaaaaggatgaaaataatgAAAGCAGGGTTATAAAAGCCTCAGATAATGAAGCTTCTATCGACAATGGTAGCAATGTGAGACAcagaaacaacaacaatcataataataacaaTGGAGGCAAAATGGTTAGGATGCAATCAGGTGCTGCAAGAGGGCTTAAGGGTTTACGTTTTCTCGATAGAACGGTTACCGGAAAAGAAGGCGATGCATGGAGGTCAATTGAGAAACGTTTTACTCAACATGCAGTTGATGGAATGCTGCACAAAGATAAATTTGGACAATGCATTG GTATGGGAGCAGATTCAAAGGAATTTGCAGGAGAACTCTATGAGGCATTGGCTAGGAGAAGGAATATAAGTGTAGAAAATGGAATTACTTTGAATCAAGTTAGAGTTTTTTGGGAGGATATGACTACTAAAGATCTTGAATCAAGACTTCAAGTGTTCTTTGACAT GTGTGACAAGAATGGAGATGGTAGGTTATCCGAAGAGGAGGTTAGGGAG GTTATAGTGTTGAGTGCTTCTGCAAATAAGTTGGGAAATCTCAAAGATCAAGCTTCTGCATATGCGGCTTTGATCATGGAAGAGCTTGATCCAGATCATAATGGATATATAGAG ATGTGGCAGCTTGAAACTCTACTAAAGGAAATGGTTAGTGCAGAAGATGGCACTACGAAACTTAGTAACAGAACCGAAACATTAACTCGAGCTATGATACCAGGCAAGTACAGAACTCCTGTTAGAAAATTCATCTCCAAAACAACCGAATTTGTGCACGACAAATGGAAAAAAATATGGATAGTCGTACTTTGGTTAGCCGTAAACTTGATCCTTTTcgtttggaagtttcttcaataCAAGGAAAAACCAGCATATGAAGTAATGGGATCATGTGTTTGTTTAGCAAAGGGTGCGGCCGAGACTCTCAAATTCAACATGGCGTTAATCGTCCTTACAATGTGTAGAAGAACGCTTACGATGCTACGAGGATCGTTTCTTAGTCAAATCATCCCTTTCGACGATAACATACACTTTCACATTGTTATTGCAATTGGTGTAGTTATAGGGACTGCCATCCATGTAGTAATCCATGTGACTTGTGATTTTCCGAGGATAGTTTCTTGTCCGACCGAAAAGTTCATGGCGACTATTGGATCCAGTTTTAATTATCGCCAGCCTGATTACCTTACCCTTGTTGAAAGTACTCCTGGTGTGACTGGAATTTTCATAGTCTTGATTATGGCTTTTACTTTCACTTTGGCAACACCTCATTTCCGAAAAAGCGTTGTCAAGTTGCCTTCGCCGTTGCATCATTTGGCCGGCTTCAATTCGTTTTGGTATGCGCATCATTTGCTTATTCTGGCTTATATTCTCCTCATCATTCATGGCTACTTTCTATTTCTCACCAAGGAATGGAAAAACAAGACG ACATGGATGTACCTTATAGTTCCATTACTGCTCTACGCGTTTGAGAGAACTCATCCGTCTTTTAAGGGTAAAGATCAGCGCGTGAGCGTCATTAAG GCGATAATATACACAGGAAACGTGCTAGCGCTATACATGACAAAGCCGTCAGGGTTCAAGTATAAAAGTGGAATGTACCTTTTTGTCAAGTGTCCGGATATATCGAGTTATGAATG GCATCCATTCTCCATTACCTCTGCACCGGGAGACGATTACTTGAGTGTTCATATAAGAACCTTGGGAGATTGGACTACAGAACTTAGAAACATATTTGCAAAG GCTTGTGAGCCTGAGAGTGCACAACCAAGAAGGGGAAGCCTAATCAGGATGGAAACTAGAGCAAATACAAGTATTGACCAATCAAAACCAAG CATCAAATATccaaagatcctcatcaaaggacCCTATGGAGCACCAGCACAAAGCTATAGGCATTATGATGTACTCTTGCTCATAGGTCTAGGAATCGGCGCGACACCAATGATCAGTATTTTAAAAGATATCTTGAACCATATGAAGATGGAAAGTCCTCCGCAA ACACTTTTTGAGATGGAATCCTTCAATAGTAGTAATCGTTCcgatgaagaaaaaaaaggtcCCGAAAGAGCATATTTCTATTGGGTAACGAGGGAACAAGCTTCATTTGAATGGTTCAAAGGTGTCATGGATGATATTGCCGAATATGACCGTGAT GGTGTTATAGAAATGCATAACTATTTGACTAGTGTCTACGAGGAAGGCGATGCAAGGTCTGCACTTATTGCCATGATTCAGAAGTTGCAACATGCTAAAAATGGAGTAGACGTAGTTTCAGAAAGCCGG ATAAGAACACATTTTGCAAGACCAAACTGGAAAAAAGTCTTCTCTCAGTTAGCTTCAACGCATCAAAGCTCTCGTATCG GTGTATTTTATTGTGGAAGTCCTACTCTTACAAAAACATTGAAGAGCCTTTGTCAGGAGTTTAGCTTAAACACATCAACACGATTTCAGTTTCATAAAGAGAACTTTTAA